GGGCCTGCTGGGAGAAGAGGGCAAGGACGGCGCGCTGACCACCTTCCGCGCCGTGCTGGCGCAGGCGCCGGACCAGCCCCGCGCCCTGCAGGGCATGGCGGCGACGGAGAGCGCCTTCATCCGCCGCGCCGAGGACGCCGCGCGCGCCGGCGACTTCGACGGCGCAGCCCGCTGGATGGGCTTCGCCAACGGCCTGCGCGACGAGGCGCAGACGGTCAAGGACGGCTACGCGCGCATCGAAGGCGAGCGCACCCGGCAGATCGCCGCGCTGCGCGATGCCGGCGTGGACGACCTGGTCTCGCCGCTGGGCCTGAAGGACGCGCGGCAGAAGCTGGAGGCGGCCCTGCGCATCGCCCGCCCGGGCGATCCGGTGGCCGCCGACCTGCGCCAGCGCATCGACCTGGCCACGCACTACGGCCTGTTCCGGCCTGGCCAGACCTTCACCGACGCCATGTCCGGCGGCGGCCGCACGCCGGTGATGGTGGTGGTGCCGCACGGTGCCTTCCGCATGGGCGCGGACGAGGACGAGCCGGGCGCGTCCGATGCCGAGCAGCCGGCGCATTACGTGCGCTTCGACCGCGGCTTCGCCGTCTCGCGCACGGCGGTGACGGTGGGCCAGTACCGGCGATTCGTGCAGGCGACCCAGTACCGGCCGCGGGCGACGCGGCGCGGGCATTCAATCGTCTACGACGAGCGCAGCGGCAACTTCGTGCGCCGCAGCGGCGTGGACTGGCAGTCCGACTACGCCGGGGCCAAGGCGGCCGACGACATGCCCGTGCTGCACGTCAGCGTGCGCGATGCCGAGGCCTACGCCGACTGGCTGGCCGAGCAGACCGGGCATGCCTACCGCCTGGCCTCGGAGGCCGAGTTCGAGTACATCCTGCGCGCCGGCAGCCAGGGGCGCTATCCGTGGGGCAGTTCGACGCCGCCGCCCGCGGGCGTGGGCAACCTGACCGGCGGTAACGACGTCTCGCCCAGCGGGCGCCATTGGGGCAACGCCTTCGTCGGCTACGGCGATGGCTGGTGGGGGCCGGCGCCGGTGGCCACGTTCAAGCCCAATGCCTGGGGCCTGTACGACGTCGGCAGCAACATCGGCGAATGGGTCGCAGACTGCTGGCATGCCAGCTTCCGGCGCGCGCCGGGCGACGGTGCGGCGTGGTTCAATCCCGGCTGCCGGGCGCGGGTGGTGCGGGGCGGAGGATGGGCCTCGTCGCCGCAGCAGGCAAGGGCGGCGTGGCGCTCCTCGCAGGACTCGGACATGACCAGTGCGCGGGTAGGCTTCCGCGTGGTGCGTGGCATCTGACAAGGATCAAGGCATGAATGCGGCTTACGACAATGGGGGCATGCAGCGGCGGCGCGGATTCGGGATCCGCTGGTGGATCCTGCTGCTGTTCGCCGGCTACGCGGCGTTCCAGTGGTTCTCCAGCCGCCAGACCGATCCCTACACCGGTGAGGACGCGCACTACGGCGCCACGCCCAGCGAGGAATCCGAGCTGGGCGTGCAGGCCTACCAGCAGGTGCTGGGCGAGGCGCGCCAGCAGGGGGCGCTGCTGCCGGCCAGCGACCCGACCAGCCAGGAGGTCGCGAACATCGCCCAGCGCCTGATCGCGCGCGTGCCACAGGTGGCCCAAGACCTGGCCAAGCAGCACAACCAGCCGGTCCCGGACCTGTCCGGCTACGACTGGCAGGTCAGCGTGCTGCGCTCGGACGAGGCCAATGCGTTCTGCCTGCCGGGCGGCAAGATCGCGGTCTACACCGGCCTGTTCCCGATCGCGCAGACCCGCGATGCGCTGGCGGTGGTGATGGGCCACGAGATCGCCCACGCGCTGCTGCGCCACAGCTCCCAGCGCATGGCCCAGCAGAAGCTGGTGCAGATGGGGCAGGTCGCGGCCGGCATGTCGGGCATGGACCAGCAGACCATGGCCGCGCTGGGCGCCGGCGTGCAGTACGGCGTGGTACTGCCGTACGGCCGCAACCACGAATCGCAGGCCGACGAGGTCGGGCTGATGCTGGCCGCGGCGGCCTGCTACGACCCGCAGCAGGCCATTCCGCTGTGGGAGCGCATGTCGCAGCTGGGCGGCGGCCAGCGTCCGCCGGAGTTCGCCTCCACCCACCCGGACCCGTCCAACCGCATCGCCCGCCTGCAGCAGCTGATGCCCGAGGCCGAGCAGTTCCGCGCCCGCTACTGCGGCGGCCAGCCGGCGAGCGACCAGCCGCTGTAGCGCGCCGGCGTCAGAAACTCATGTACAGGCCGCCGTTGACCGGCAGGTTGGCGCCGGTGATGTAACCGGCCGCATCCTCGGCCAGGAAGCGCACCGCGCGGGCGATGTCCTCCGGCTCGCCCAGCCGGCCGACCGGCACCTGGGCCGAGGTGCGCTGCAGGACCTCGGCCGGCATGGCGGCGGTCATCGGCGTGCGCACGTAGCCGGGAGACACGCTGTTGACCGTGACGCCCTTGGCCGCGACCTCGCGCGCCAGCGACATGGTCAGCCCGTGCAGGCCGGCCTTGGCCGCCGCGTAGTTGGCCTGGCCGAAGTTCCCGGTCTGGCCGCTGACCGAGCTGATGTTGACGATGCGGCCGTGGCCGCGCTCGACCATGCCGGCGATGGCGTGGTGGCACAGCTGGAAGGCGCTGGTCAGGTTGACCTGCAGGACCGCGTTCCACTGCGCCCGGTCCATCTTGCGCAGGGTCGCATCGCGGGTGATGCCGGCGTTGTTGACCAGGATGTCCAGCGCGCCGTGCGTGGCCTGGACGCGGGCGATCAGCTGCGCGCACTGCGCGTCGTCACCGACGTCGGCCGGTTCGAAGGCCACGCGGCCGCCGGTGGCGGCCCGGAAGGCCTCGAGGCGCGCCGGCTCGGCCGGCAGGTCGGTGGCGACGACGGTGTGGCCGGCCTCGGACAGGGCGCGGCAGATCGCCGTGCCCAGGCCGCCGATGCCGCCGGTCACCAGTGCGATGCGGTGCGTCATGGAGATGCGGTGGTTGCGGTACAGGGGCGCAAGGATACTCCCCGCGCCTGCGGCCAGGTCCGCGTCGCGCCCGCCCTTGCGGCCGGTGGCTTGCGGGGAAATCCGTCAGGACACGCGTGCTTGGGCTCGTCGGACAGCGGCGTACCGCTCTGGAGGGCGCCTTTGCTGCGCAGCATGCGTTGTGTGCACGATCGATGCTGCGGTCGCTTGGGCCGGCGGCGTCGCGCTGGCCCACGCGATGGCACGGTCGCCGCGCTCAGCGGCGGGTCGACTTGCTTGCGGTCTCGCGCGTCGGCGCTTCCTTGCCGGTGCCCGTGCCGGACGTGGAGGTGGGACGCGGGGCGGGGCCGCGGGTCAGGCCGCTGGTGAGGTTGCGCTGGAAGTCCTGCCAGATCTCCAGGTTGCGCTCGGTGAGCTGGTTCATCATCGCCCACGGCGTCTGCCCCAGCAGGTTGCCCATCTGCTGGCGGAACTGCGCCTGCTGGTCCATGAACATCTGCATCGAGCGCTCCAGGTAGTTGCCCATGAAGCCCTGCAGCGAGTCGCCGTAGAAACGGATGATCTGGCTCAGCAGCTGGGTCGACAGCAGCGGCTCGCCGTCCTGCTCCTGGTCGCTGATGATCTGCAGCAGCACCAGGCGGGTCAGGTCCTCGCCGCTCTTGGCGTCGCGCACCTCGAACTCCTCGCCGTCGACGATGAGCTGGCGCACGTCCTCGATGGTGATGTAGCTGGAGATTTCGGTGTCGTAGAGACGACGGTTGGGGTACTTCTTGATGATCCGGATCGCAGCCATGGAGCAGTCACCTCAATCAATGTGCGCGGAGCATGCGCCCGGGTTTTTTGCGGCGCAACCATACTTTGGGAGCGTTTCGGGTCTGGACCGGCAGGATCTGCACAGCTGTGCATGCCCCCGCGCAGACGCGCGTCAGCGCGGCTTACCAGCCCATGTACTGACCACCGTTGGCCGAGAGATTGGCGCCGGTGATCCAGGCCGCCTCCTCGGCCACGAAGAAGGCCACCGCGTAGGCGATGTCCTCGGGTGAGCCCAGGCGCCCGGTCGGGATCTGGGCCACGATCTTGTTGCGGATCTCCTCGGGCACGGCCATCACCATCTCGGTGGCGATGTAGCCCGGCGAGACGGTATTGACGGTGATGCCGAACTGCGCGTTCTCCTGCGCCAGGGAGATGGTGAAGCCGTGCATGCCGGCCTTGGCCGCGGCGTAGTTGGCCTGGCCGTACTGGCCCTTCTGGCCGTTGATCGAGCTGATCTGCACGATCCGCCCCCAGCGCCGCGTGCGCATGCCGCCGATCACCGGACGGGTCATGTTGAACACCGAGGACAGATTGGTGTCGATCACCTCGTTCCACTGCGCTGCGTCCATCTTGTGGAAGGTGGTGTCGCGGGTGATGCCGGCGTTGTTGATCAGGATGTCGATCGGGCCCAGCGTGGCGGCGACCTCGTCCACCATGGCCTGGGCCTGCCCCGGATAGCGCACGTCGCCCTGCACCAGGGCGATGTCCACGCCTTCGGCGGCCATGCGCTGCTGCCAGTCGCGGGCGCGCACCGGATCGCGATAGTTGGTGGCCACCCGATGGCCCAGACCCGCGAGCTTGCGGCAGATGGCCGTGCCGATGCCGCCGGTACCGCCGGTGACCAGTGCAACGCGAGGAGTCATGGAGGAGCGCATCGAAGGAGGCGAGGGCTGGCGATTCTAGTCAGCACCTGCAGCATTTTTGTTGTGCGGTGCAGCATGAATTCCAGGCGCGGCCGGCAGCCGCGCCGGGTCGAAGCCATGCTGCGCCGCATGCAGCAGCGTGTCCACCGTATCGGCGCCGTCCAGCAGGTGCGCCGGCTGGCCCAGCTGGGCCCAGGCCGAGCGTAGGGCGGCCAGACCGTCGTCGGCATCCAGCGGCTGCGCGCCGTCCGACTTGGACAGCTTGCGCCCCTGCGCATCCAGCAGCACGGGCAGGTGCAGATAGCGCGGCGTGGGCAGGCCGAGCGCACGCTGCAGCAGGATCTGGCGCGGCGTGGAGTCGAGCAGGTCGGCGCCGCGCACGACATCGGTCATGCCCTGGTCGGCATCGTCCACCACCACGGCCAACTGGTAGGCCCAGGGGCCATCGGCGCGGCGCAGGACGAAGTCGCCCACCACGCGTCCGACCTCCTGGCGCTGCGGGCCCTGCAGGCCGTCCTCGAAGGTGACAATGCAGTCACCGGGTACGCGCAGGCGGATGGCCGGATCCGGCCGCCGCGCGCGTGCCACGCACCGGTGGTGGACCCCGCCGCTGGCCGCCAGGTCGGCGCGGCTGCAGTGGCATTCGAAGGCCAGCCCGCGCGCCAGCAGGTGCTCGAGCGCGGCCGCGTATGCCTGGCCGCGGGTGTGCTGCCAGCGCACCGGCCCATCGCTGCGCAGGCCGAGTTTTTCCAGCAGTTCCAGCTGTGCCTGCGCCGCGCCGGCGACTTCGCGCGGCGGGTCGAGATC
The window above is part of the Pseudoxanthomonas sp. X-1 genome. Proteins encoded here:
- the phbB gene encoding acetoacetyl-CoA reductase → MTHRIALVTGGIGGLGTAICRALSEAGHTVVATDLPAEPARLEAFRAATGGRVAFEPADVGDDAQCAQLIARVQATHGALDILVNNAGITRDATLRKMDRAQWNAVLQVNLTSAFQLCHHAIAGMVERGHGRIVNISSVSGQTGNFGQANYAAAKAGLHGLTMSLAREVAAKGVTVNSVSPGYVRTPMTAAMPAEVLQRTSAQVPVGRLGEPEDIARAVRFLAEDAAGYITGANLPVNGGLYMSF
- the gluQRS gene encoding tRNA glutamyl-Q(34) synthetase GluQRS, which translates into the protein MSSSPYRGRFAPSPTGPLHAGSLLAAFGSWLLARHAGGAWWVRIEDLDPPREVAGAAQAQLELLEKLGLRSDGPVRWQHTRGQAYAAALEHLLARGLAFECHCSRADLAASGGVHHRCVARARRPDPAIRLRVPGDCIVTFEDGLQGPQRQEVGRVVGDFVLRRADGPWAYQLAVVVDDADQGMTDVVRGADLLDSTPRQILLQRALGLPTPRYLHLPVLLDAQGRKLSKSDGAQPLDADDGLAALRSAWAQLGQPAHLLDGADTVDTLLHAAQHGFDPARLPAAPGIHAAPHNKNAAGAD
- a CDS encoding formylglycine-generating enzyme family protein, translated to MRRFAPALLALLLTACARAPEPAARPATPVASPAPAADQAPARTPSVTISDSSGDAALNWSPPALALEPDRVRQARRDAAAALRAGDLFEQPRDAIPLYLALLRLDPDDAVARRGLANAGTALLAQGRRAVAAAQDDPDALASAVRIAAVVRTVLAHDPRAEPYLEQVDLAEQLARLNATGESQLRQGLLGEEGKDGALTTFRAVLAQAPDQPRALQGMAATESAFIRRAEDAARAGDFDGAARWMGFANGLRDEAQTVKDGYARIEGERTRQIAALRDAGVDDLVSPLGLKDARQKLEAALRIARPGDPVAADLRQRIDLATHYGLFRPGQTFTDAMSGGGRTPVMVVVPHGAFRMGADEDEPGASDAEQPAHYVRFDRGFAVSRTAVTVGQYRRFVQATQYRPRATRRGHSIVYDERSGNFVRRSGVDWQSDYAGAKAADDMPVLHVSVRDAEAYADWLAEQTGHAYRLASEAEFEYILRAGSQGRYPWGSSTPPPAGVGNLTGGNDVSPSGRHWGNAFVGYGDGWWGPAPVATFKPNAWGLYDVGSNIGEWVADCWHASFRRAPGDGAAWFNPGCRARVVRGGGWASSPQQARAAWRSSQDSDMTSARVGFRVVRGI
- the phaR gene encoding polyhydroxyalkanoate synthesis repressor PhaR, which produces MAAIRIIKKYPNRRLYDTEISSYITIEDVRQLIVDGEEFEVRDAKSGEDLTRLVLLQIISDQEQDGEPLLSTQLLSQIIRFYGDSLQGFMGNYLERSMQMFMDQQAQFRQQMGNLLGQTPWAMMNQLTERNLEIWQDFQRNLTSGLTRGPAPRPTSTSGTGTGKEAPTRETASKSTRR
- a CDS encoding M48 family metallopeptidase is translated as MNAAYDNGGMQRRRGFGIRWWILLLFAGYAAFQWFSSRQTDPYTGEDAHYGATPSEESELGVQAYQQVLGEARQQGALLPASDPTSQEVANIAQRLIARVPQVAQDLAKQHNQPVPDLSGYDWQVSVLRSDEANAFCLPGGKIAVYTGLFPIAQTRDALAVVMGHEIAHALLRHSSQRMAQQKLVQMGQVAAGMSGMDQQTMAALGAGVQYGVVLPYGRNHESQADEVGLMLAAAACYDPQQAIPLWERMSQLGGGQRPPEFASTHPDPSNRIARLQQLMPEAEQFRARYCGGQPASDQPL
- the phbB gene encoding acetoacetyl-CoA reductase, which produces MTPRVALVTGGTGGIGTAICRKLAGLGHRVATNYRDPVRARDWQQRMAAEGVDIALVQGDVRYPGQAQAMVDEVAATLGPIDILINNAGITRDTTFHKMDAAQWNEVIDTNLSSVFNMTRPVIGGMRTRRWGRIVQISSINGQKGQYGQANYAAAKAGMHGFTISLAQENAQFGITVNTVSPGYIATEMVMAVPEEIRNKIVAQIPTGRLGSPEDIAYAVAFFVAEEAAWITGANLSANGGQYMGW